The DNA region TTGCAAATATAAAAATGCCTTTCTCCTTTAGGAGAGCCATCTTTATCTATCAACACAACCGGCTCTTCAATAAGGGTTTCAGCAAGTTCACGCGCATTGGCTAAAGTAGCGGAAGTAAAAATAAACTGCGGTTTTTGACCATAAACAGCAGTTATGCGTTTCAAACGCCTGATTACATTTGCCGTATGCGAACCGAAAACCCCCCTGTAAATATGCACTTCATCAATTATCACATAAGCTAAACGAGAGAAAAATGTACTCCACAAAGTATGATTCGGTAAAATACCCAAATGCAACATATCAGGATTGGTAAAAAGAATATTTGCCTGTTTACGCAGTTTTCCCCGTAAATCCGTTGCTGTATCGCCATCGTAAATACCATTTATAATTGCAGGTATAGCAGAATTTTGTCTGTTCAGCTCTTTGCAAAGGGTCTGCATTTTCTGTGCCTGATCCTGTGCCAATGCCTTTGCAGGAAAAAGAAGTAAAGCCCTGCTTTGCGGATTTTGCACTATCTTGTTTAAGATAACTGATTGATAAACCAAACTTTTCCCGCTGGCAACCCCGGCACTTACAACTACATTTTTCCCTGCTAAAAGAGCTTTAATTGCCTCTGCCTGATGAATATAAAGCTTTTCTATTCCACTGTTTATCAGTAAATTCTGCACCGGAGGTAAAAGACCCTCAGGATACAAATCTGTTTGCGCAGCTTTAGCGGATTCTATGTTTTCAGCTACAATTGTGGAAGCAAAACGCTTTTCCTGCTTAAAAGCTCTGATAAAGTCCTCAATTTGTGTCTGTTGTTGTTTCACTGCTATCTTTTTTCCCAAGTTCCTTTTGCATATACCTAATTTTCACTGTGGCAGTAAAGGTCAAGGATAAGTTTTTCGGATGGCTGATGTCTCCGTCAACCATAAAAAACGATAAAATCTTTCACTAACATTAATTCTGTTTTGATGTATGTTTCTGTAAAAGCTTGGTTCTCGCCATTATTTACCTATTGCCTCCAGTTTAGTTAACCATTCGTTAAAATGCGGGCATCTTTTTCGTATTAGAGATAGCTCTATATTCGGGGTTACTTGGCTTGTAGCAAACACTTTATTATATTCAGGAATAAATCTTTTAATTCTTTTGGACGGAGCAGTGGCTGCTCCATTATTAATTTCTTCAGGTTCCATTCCGGCAATGGATTTAATCAATTTTTGTATTTTGGAACTGTTATTTATATATGCCAAAGAGAGTTTTTGGGGTTCACACAAAATAATTGTTTCAAATTCATAAAGTTGAATATAGGGAATAACCCTATTGTCGTTGAGGTCTTTACTAATTGCTTCTTCCAGGATTTTCACTTGTTGAATACCTGTAGTTGCTTGTTTTGCTATATTATAAGCTGGAAATGAAGAAGGCAAACCGTATAAATCAATAAAAGTGGAAAACCTTTCTTGAGAAGAAGTAAATTGATTTAAGGCAACACAAATCTCCCGTTTGAATTTAATGTAGCTTCCCAAGCCACCTTTATATTTTCTACCGGTTTTTATATCAAAACTTGTTTGCACACATCTGCAATCCGTAAATATATTAAAGTTAAGCAGATAGGGTGCTATAACCTGATTAACAAAAACTTCTTCTGATTGCCCTTCCACAAACAAATGTAAATTCATTATGGTCTTCCCCCCAAAACATTCTTATCCCAGAGTTCAGCTAAGGTATATTTTTTTAACCAGACCCTCAATTCTTTTTCACTTAGCTGTTTAATTACGCTATATTTTTTCTGCCTGTCTCGTTCAACAACCATTATGCTGTCCGGCTTAAAATGATTTAGCAACTGAGCAGATTGTGTAGCCAGAAAAACCTGACAATAGGGACTGATGGTATGAACCATTCCTGCCAAAGCTGTTATGGCAGCAGGATGTAAACCCAGTTCCGGTTCATCTATAAAAATTACGG from Candidatus Cloacimonas sp. includes:
- a CDS encoding DUF4276 family protein, with protein sequence MNLHLFVEGQSEEVFVNQVIAPYLLNFNIFTDCRCVQTSFDIKTGRKYKGGLGSYIKFKREICVALNQFTSSQERFSTFIDLYGLPSSFPAYNIAKQATTGIQQVKILEEAISKDLNDNRVIPYIQLYEFETIILCEPQKLSLAYINNSSKIQKLIKSIAGMEPEEINNGAATAPSKRIKRFIPEYNKVFATSQVTPNIELSLIRKRCPHFNEWLTKLEAIGK